One stretch of Pararhizobium qamdonense DNA includes these proteins:
- a CDS encoding phage head closure protein, giving the protein MAAVDPGQLSHRLDLEMRDDASDGQGGIVAGFALVTSLWARIEPVSVTHEEQADAAVFTVTHRISIRFRADLQAGMRFCKGARVFTIQAFHDPDETRRYLVCRCTEEGR; this is encoded by the coding sequence ATGGCTGCGGTCGATCCCGGACAGCTTTCGCACCGGCTGGACCTGGAGATGCGCGACGACGCCAGCGACGGCCAGGGCGGCATTGTTGCAGGTTTTGCGCTGGTGACCTCGCTCTGGGCGCGGATCGAGCCTGTTTCGGTCACACACGAAGAGCAGGCGGATGCGGCGGTCTTTACCGTCACGCATCGGATTTCTATCCGGTTTCGCGCGGATCTGCAGGCTGGTATGCGGTTTTGCAAGGGGGCACGGGTTTTCACGATCCAGGCCTTTCATGATCCCGACGAAACGCGCCGCTACCTGGTCTGCCGTTGCACGGAGGAGGGGCGATGA
- a CDS encoding head-tail connector protein: protein MTITETAPPLGEPLTLAETKAHLRVETNAEDALITALIRTVREHLERQTGLSLLTRSFRLYLDDWPPARVIQIGRGPVQTIEAVTVYDAGGTPADIDSAGFVLDGQARPARLILPQHPQPGQAINGIEIDFTAGFGTTGADVPDTLKRAMLLHAALLYEFRGAVSPGDQPAAVPAGYDRLIAPFCRRGL from the coding sequence ATGACCATCACCGAAACGGCGCCGCCGCTTGGCGAGCCGCTGACGCTTGCCGAGACGAAGGCGCATCTGCGCGTCGAAACAAATGCCGAGGATGCGCTGATAACAGCGCTGATCCGCACCGTGCGCGAGCATCTGGAGCGCCAGACCGGACTTTCACTTTTGACGCGAAGCTTCCGGCTCTATCTCGACGACTGGCCGCCGGCGCGGGTGATTCAGATTGGCAGGGGGCCGGTGCAAACAATTGAAGCCGTTACGGTTTATGATGCCGGCGGGACGCCTGCTGATATCGATAGCGCCGGTTTCGTGCTGGACGGACAGGCGCGTCCGGCGCGGCTGATCCTGCCGCAGCATCCGCAGCCGGGACAGGCGATCAACGGCATCGAGATCGATTTTACGGCTGGTTTCGGAACAACGGGTGCGGATGTGCCGGATACGCTGAAACGGGCGATGCTGTTGCATGCGGCACTGCTCTACGAATTTCGCGGCGCGGTCTCGCCCGGTGACCAGCCGGCGGCGGTGCCTGCCGGTTACGACCGGCTGATCGCACCCTTTTGCCGGCGGGGGCTTTGA
- a CDS encoding phage major capsid protein, translating to MTEMISVAPEIKTAPDTMTAAFEDFMGAFEAFKETNDRRLGELESKLTADVVTRDKMDRIARTMDEQKRVIDQLALKKARPALGRSGEASLETMEHKAAFESYIRRGDEQALRELEAKAFSIGSASDGGYLVPNETDTEIGRRLSVVSPIRAMATVRQVSGAVLKKPFALSGMATGWVSETAARPQTTTPQLAELSFPTMELYAMPAATAALLDDAAVDIENWIASEVDIAFGEQEGTAFVSGDGTNKPKGFLSYTNVDEASWSWGNIGYIATGAAGAFQTSGPSDTLIDAIYALKAGHRQNAAFLMNRRTQAEIRKFKDADGNYLWRPPVAAGEQASLMGFPIAEAEDMPDIGANSTAIAFGNFAAGYLVVDRTGVRVLRDPYSAKPYVLFYTTKRVGGGVQNFEAIKLIKFAAS from the coding sequence ATGACTGAGATGATCAGCGTGGCACCCGAAATCAAGACTGCGCCGGACACCATGACGGCGGCATTCGAGGATTTCATGGGCGCTTTCGAGGCATTCAAAGAAACCAACGACCGGCGGCTGGGGGAGCTGGAAAGCAAGCTGACGGCCGATGTCGTGACCCGCGACAAGATGGACCGCATCGCGCGCACGATGGACGAGCAGAAGCGCGTCATCGACCAGCTGGCGCTGAAGAAGGCGCGCCCGGCGCTGGGACGCAGCGGCGAAGCAAGCCTGGAGACGATGGAGCACAAGGCGGCATTCGAAAGCTATATCCGCCGCGGCGACGAGCAGGCGCTGCGCGAACTGGAGGCCAAGGCGTTTTCGATCGGTTCGGCGAGCGACGGCGGCTATCTGGTGCCCAACGAGACCGACACGGAAATCGGCCGCAGGCTGTCTGTGGTGTCGCCGATCCGCGCGATGGCAACGGTCCGGCAGGTGTCCGGGGCGGTCCTGAAGAAGCCGTTTGCGCTGTCGGGCATGGCGACGGGCTGGGTCTCGGAAACCGCCGCGCGGCCGCAGACCACAACGCCGCAGCTGGCCGAGCTCTCCTTTCCGACCATGGAACTCTATGCCATGCCGGCGGCGACGGCCGCCCTGCTCGACGACGCGGCCGTCGATATCGAGAACTGGATCGCCTCCGAGGTGGATATCGCTTTTGGCGAGCAGGAAGGTACGGCCTTCGTTTCCGGCGACGGCACCAACAAGCCGAAGGGCTTCTTAAGCTATACCAATGTCGATGAAGCGAGCTGGAGCTGGGGCAATATCGGCTATATCGCCACCGGTGCCGCCGGTGCGTTCCAGACGAGCGGGCCATCCGACACGCTGATCGACGCGATTTATGCGCTGAAGGCCGGCCACCGGCAGAACGCCGCCTTCTTGATGAACCGCAGGACGCAGGCCGAGATCCGCAAGTTCAAGGATGCCGACGGCAACTATCTGTGGCGCCCGCCGGTGGCGGCAGGGGAGCAGGCCTCGCTGATGGGCTTTCCGATTGCCGAGGCTGAGGACATGCCGGATATCGGCGCAAACAGCACCGCAATCGCCTTCGGCAATTTTGCCGCCGGCTATCTCGTCGTCGACCGCACCGGCGTGCGGGTGCTGCGCGATCCCTATTCTGCCAAGCCCTATGTGCTGTTCTACACCACCAAGCGGGTGGGCGGGGGCGTTCAAAATTTCGAGGCTATCAAGCTGATTAAATTCGCTGCATCTTGA
- a CDS encoding HK97 family phage prohead protease, with translation MTTDRMPVWRTQKFANLTLSGVTGEGRFSGYASIFGEVDLGKDAIAPGAFQQSLARRGASGVRMLFQHDPAEPLGAWKTIREDARGLYVEGFLSPGVARAQEVHMLMKAGALDGLSIGFQTVKARTDGKTGVRRILEADLWEISIVTFPMLPSARVSNVKNARFFRDTETELVRTMRRAARMMKLSDKRI, from the coding sequence ATGACGACCGACAGGATGCCTGTCTGGCGAACGCAGAAGTTTGCCAATCTGACTTTGTCCGGGGTGACCGGGGAGGGGCGGTTTTCGGGGTATGCGAGCATTTTCGGCGAGGTCGATCTCGGCAAGGATGCAATTGCGCCCGGCGCTTTCCAGCAATCGCTGGCGCGGCGCGGCGCGTCCGGCGTGCGGATGCTGTTTCAGCATGATCCGGCTGAGCCGCTGGGGGCCTGGAAGACCATTCGCGAGGATGCGCGCGGGCTCTATGTCGAGGGGTTTTTGTCGCCGGGGGTCGCGCGCGCCCAGGAAGTGCACATGCTGATGAAGGCGGGTGCGCTCGATGGTCTGTCGATCGGCTTCCAGACCGTCAAGGCAAGGACCGACGGCAAGACCGGCGTGCGCCGCATTCTGGAGGCCGATCTCTGGGAAATCTCGATCGTTACCTTTCCGATGCTGCCATCGGCGCGGGTTTCGAACGTCAAGAATGCGCGGTTCTTCCGCGATACCGAAACGGAGCTCGTGCGCACGATGCGGCGGGCGGCCCGGATGATGAAGCTCTCTGACAAAAGGATATGA
- a CDS encoding DUF6107 family protein: protein MADFGNDPGLWAAKGIGAAAGAAVSLIYMLPKSKREAASRFFTGLSCGLIFGGPAGLWIVAELDIAGSLSGAEVMLTGSAASSLVAWWVLGVAVRLAERWK from the coding sequence ATGGCTGATTTTGGCAATGACCCCGGCCTTTGGGCTGCCAAGGGGATCGGTGCTGCAGCCGGGGCTGCGGTGTCGTTGATCTACATGCTGCCCAAGAGCAAGCGCGAGGCGGCCTCTCGCTTCTTCACCGGCCTGTCCTGCGGCCTGATTTTCGGCGGGCCGGCGGGGCTGTGGATTGTTGCCGAGCTCGATATTGCCGGCAGTCTTTCGGGCGCGGAGGTGATGCTGACGGGTTCGGCGGCGTCGAGCCTCGTGGCCTGGTGGGTGCTGGGGGTTGCGGTGCGGTTGGCGGAGAGGTGGAAGTAG
- a CDS encoding type II toxin-antitoxin system RelE/ParE family toxin: MKVRFSARALAYLKAEQAYLGRFDKRAARATVRQIRKAADILGEHPQAGQAVAIVPGVRRYVSAPYILDYIETGGAIVILAIRHGRQNPRVPEENDELPDQFET; the protein is encoded by the coding sequence ATGAAGGTCCGGTTTTCTGCACGGGCTCTGGCCTATCTGAAGGCGGAGCAAGCCTATCTCGGCCGTTTCGACAAACGGGCTGCGAGAGCCACAGTACGCCAGATCCGCAAAGCTGCAGACATTCTGGGCGAGCATCCGCAGGCCGGGCAGGCAGTTGCTATCGTTCCAGGCGTCCGGCGCTATGTGTCGGCGCCGTATATTCTTGACTATATCGAAACCGGCGGCGCCATCGTTATCCTGGCCATCCGGCACGGACGGCAAAACCCGCGTGTTCCGGAAGAAAATGACGAGCTTCCCGACCAGTTCGAAACTTGA
- a CDS encoding CopG family ribbon-helix-helix protein, whose translation MAKPVLSDPIALRLPVDVLKDIEIIAAASERSRSWVMVRAMRYYLLNEGADILEIAQGLKDVEEGRVHDLDAVLSELDRLAEDDAA comes from the coding sequence ATGGCCAAGCCCGTTCTCTCCGATCCGATCGCGCTGCGTCTGCCGGTCGATGTGCTGAAGGATATCGAGATCATCGCAGCCGCCTCCGAGCGATCCCGCAGCTGGGTGATGGTCCGGGCGATGCGGTATTATCTTCTCAACGAGGGTGCAGATATTCTCGAGATTGCACAAGGCCTCAAGGACGTGGAGGAGGGCAGGGTCCACGATCTCGACGCGGTTTTGAGCGAACTCGACCGGCTGGCTGAGGATGATGCGGCCTGA
- a CDS encoding phage portal protein: protein MKNPFRLPLRRPAESARETKAATGFVAIAQEGRAHWTGRTYGALAREGFMRNPVAHRAVRLISEAAANVPLLVYEGVQERSAHPAMALLARPNGRMGGHDFLETLYGHLLLSGNAYVDAAEIGGTLRELHLLRPDRVRILEGRDGWPEGYEYRVGGLVRRIPAGEEGLLHLRLFHPLDDHLGFPPLAAAQMALDLSNAAATWNKALLDNSARPSGALVYQPKEGGNLSADQYDRLKSELEEGYSGPIRAGRPLLLEGGLDWKAMGLSPKDMDFVEAKNGAARDIALAFGVPPMLLGIPGDNTYANYQEANRALYRLTILPMVFRTAAALSGWLSGRMGETLKLVPDLDQVTGLTGERSEVWARMKDADFLTDEEKRQAVGY from the coding sequence ATGAAAAATCCATTCCGCCTGCCGTTGCGCCGCCCGGCAGAGAGCGCGCGTGAAACCAAGGCGGCGACAGGCTTCGTGGCCATCGCGCAGGAGGGGCGGGCGCACTGGACGGGGCGAACCTACGGCGCGCTTGCCCGCGAAGGGTTCATGCGCAATCCGGTGGCGCACCGGGCGGTCAGGCTGATTTCGGAAGCGGCGGCGAACGTGCCGCTGCTGGTCTACGAGGGCGTGCAGGAGCGCAGCGCGCATCCGGCGATGGCGTTGCTGGCGCGGCCGAACGGGCGCATGGGCGGACATGATTTTCTCGAAACGCTCTATGGCCATCTGCTTTTGTCCGGCAATGCCTATGTCGATGCCGCCGAGATCGGTGGCACGCTGCGCGAACTGCATCTGCTGCGGCCGGACCGGGTGCGCATTCTCGAAGGGCGCGACGGCTGGCCGGAGGGCTACGAATACCGGGTGGGCGGCCTGGTCAGGCGGATTCCGGCCGGTGAGGAGGGGTTGCTGCATCTCAGGCTGTTTCATCCGCTCGACGATCACCTGGGCTTTCCGCCATTGGCGGCAGCCCAGATGGCGCTCGATCTCTCCAACGCGGCAGCGACCTGGAACAAGGCACTGCTCGACAATTCTGCCAGACCTTCCGGCGCTCTGGTCTACCAGCCGAAAGAGGGCGGCAATCTTTCGGCCGACCAGTATGACCGGCTGAAGAGCGAGCTGGAGGAAGGCTATTCCGGCCCGATCCGCGCCGGCCGGCCGCTGCTGCTGGAAGGCGGGCTCGACTGGAAGGCAATGGGGCTTTCGCCGAAGGACATGGATTTCGTCGAGGCGAAAAACGGGGCGGCACGCGACATCGCGCTCGCCTTCGGCGTGCCGCCGATGCTGCTCGGCATTCCCGGCGACAATACCTATGCCAATTACCAGGAGGCCAACCGGGCACTCTACCGGCTGACCATCCTGCCGATGGTTTTCCGCACCGCTGCGGCTTTGTCCGGCTGGCTGTCCGGGCGGATGGGCGAGACGCTGAAACTGGTGCCCGATCTCGACCAGGTGACCGGGCTGACCGGGGAACGCAGCGAGGTCTGGGCGCGGATGAAGGACGCGGACTTTCTCACCGACGAGGAGAAGCGCCAGGCGGTGGGCTATTGA
- a CDS encoding DNA-packaging protein, whose amino-acid sequence MLAAYIRDWNTTGRDEQRPPNGDWRVWLLMGGRGSGKTRAGSEWVQGLAAGKAARPGLRIALVAETLGDAREVMIDGVSGICRIARSNRPDFEASRRRLVWPNGTVAQIFSSEDPESLRGPQFDYAWCDELGKWKHGQETFDMLQFALRLGHHPRALVTTTPRPVPVLKALIADPGTRTCRIRTSDNAGNLAPGFLAAMAGRYGGTRLGRQELDGEMIEDREDALWSRAAIEALKLRDTGPLNRIVVAVDPPAGMGQGSCCGIIVAGLDRSGRGVVLSDCSVEGASPAGWAGAVVRAYRRFDADRIVAEVNQGGDMVSAVLRGIDAQLPVTQVRASRGKWLRAEPVAALYEQGRVVHAGSFPALEDQMCDFGPDGLSSGRSPDRLDALVWALTALMLDGGGEPRVRGI is encoded by the coding sequence ATGCTTGCGGCCTATATCCGCGACTGGAACACGACTGGCCGGGACGAACAAAGGCCACCAAATGGCGATTGGCGGGTCTGGCTTTTGATGGGCGGGCGCGGTTCCGGCAAGACGCGGGCGGGCTCGGAATGGGTGCAGGGCCTGGCGGCCGGCAAGGCGGCGCGGCCGGGATTGCGGATCGCGCTGGTGGCCGAGACGCTCGGGGATGCGCGCGAGGTGATGATCGACGGCGTGTCCGGCATCTGCCGGATTGCCCGCAGCAACCGGCCGGATTTCGAGGCTTCGCGGCGGCGGCTGGTCTGGCCGAACGGCACGGTGGCGCAGATCTTTTCCTCCGAAGACCCCGAAAGCTTGCGCGGGCCGCAATTCGACTATGCCTGGTGCGACGAGCTGGGCAAATGGAAACACGGGCAGGAAACCTTCGACATGCTGCAATTTGCGCTGCGGCTCGGACATCATCCGCGCGCGCTGGTGACGACGACGCCACGGCCGGTGCCGGTTCTCAAGGCGCTGATCGCCGATCCCGGCACAAGGACATGCCGGATCAGAACCAGCGACAATGCCGGCAACCTGGCGCCGGGATTTCTCGCCGCCATGGCCGGACGCTACGGCGGCACGCGGCTGGGGCGCCAGGAACTTGACGGCGAGATGATCGAGGACCGCGAGGACGCGCTCTGGTCGCGTGCCGCCATCGAGGCTTTGAAACTGCGCGATACCGGACCGCTTAACCGCATCGTCGTGGCGGTCGATCCGCCGGCCGGCATGGGGCAGGGCTCCTGTTGCGGCATCATCGTGGCGGGGCTGGACCGGAGCGGGCGCGGCGTCGTGCTTTCCGATTGCTCGGTCGAGGGCGCAAGTCCGGCGGGATGGGCGGGTGCTGTTGTTCGCGCCTATAGGCGGTTCGATGCAGACCGGATTGTCGCCGAGGTCAACCAGGGCGGCGACATGGTGTCGGCGGTGCTGCGCGGCATTGATGCGCAACTGCCGGTGACGCAGGTCAGGGCATCGCGGGGCAAATGGCTGCGGGCAGAACCGGTGGCCGCGCTCTACGAACAAGGCCGGGTGGTGCATGCCGGGTCGTTTCCGGCACTCGAGGACCAGATGTGTGATTTCGGGCCGGACGGATTGTCGTCGGGCCGTTCGCCGGACCGGCTGGATGCGCTGGTCTGGGCGCTGACGGCGCTGATGCTGGACGGTGGCGGCGAGCCGCGGGTGCGGGGGATATGA
- a CDS encoding MmcQ/YjbR family DNA-binding protein — MRTEDLEKRALGLPGAVESAHFGKRDFRVGNRIFMSLPEAGRAVVKFTPDQQKLFLETEPGLCAAVPGGWGAKGWTSVYFMDADDDIVCHVMDTAWRNVAPKSCSQS; from the coding sequence ATGAGAACCGAGGACCTGGAAAAGCGGGCTTTGGGCCTGCCCGGCGCCGTTGAGAGCGCCCATTTCGGCAAGCGCGATTTTCGCGTCGGCAATCGCATCTTCATGTCGCTTCCGGAAGCCGGCCGCGCCGTCGTCAAGTTCACGCCGGACCAGCAGAAACTCTTCCTGGAAACCGAACCTGGCCTCTGTGCCGCCGTCCCCGGCGGCTGGGGCGCAAAAGGCTGGACCTCGGTCTATTTCATGGACGCCGATGACGATATCGTCTGCCATGTGATGGATACCGCCTGGCGCAATGTCGCACCGAAAAGTTGTAGTCAATCCTAA
- a CDS encoding DUF4062 domain-containing protein gives MPRTETVLRIFVASPGDVADERQKLEEVVLEVNQIVGSIYSIRLELVRWETSTSPAMGIEPQDVINRQIDDDYDIFVGIMWSRFGTATNGYDSGTEEEFYRAKERHDIDSSVDIMFYFKDEPIAPSRVDPDQLKKINNFKEKTGGLGLYYWIFKDIDDFERTFRRHISDRITKFAKSSVQKSPNNIHKFAEKIKNVEEDVGLLDLLANLEAESPKFLTLMERLSEKTDWINERVNAHTASVGKLNSETFGAAPREFLTKIINSSADDMEEYASYIDSIKSLFSEYTNKFFKMVVEVGSIYKESFDRESDEIREFFTNVKNIDDNVNAAKIAMEEFRTAISSLPRMTSKITKAKRHLLASMNDIISEMNQINSLLHDTLN, from the coding sequence ATGCCTAGAACAGAAACCGTGCTCCGAATTTTTGTTGCTTCGCCCGGCGATGTTGCTGATGAAAGGCAAAAGCTTGAGGAGGTAGTTCTAGAGGTCAACCAAATTGTTGGGTCGATTTATTCTATTCGTCTGGAGCTTGTAAGGTGGGAAACAAGCACTTCACCAGCAATGGGAATAGAGCCGCAAGATGTAATCAATCGTCAGATCGATGATGACTATGATATTTTTGTGGGAATTATGTGGTCTAGATTTGGGACGGCTACCAATGGCTACGATTCAGGCACAGAAGAGGAGTTTTATAGAGCTAAGGAGCGCCATGATATTGATTCCTCTGTCGATATAATGTTCTACTTTAAAGACGAGCCGATTGCACCATCAAGAGTTGATCCAGATCAACTTAAAAAAATCAATAATTTTAAGGAAAAAACTGGAGGACTTGGGCTTTATTATTGGATTTTTAAAGATATTGACGATTTTGAGCGTACGTTTAGACGTCATATATCAGACAGAATCACCAAATTTGCGAAGTCTTCAGTACAAAAATCTCCAAACAATATTCATAAATTTGCTGAAAAAATAAAGAACGTTGAAGAAGATGTTGGTCTACTGGATTTATTGGCGAATTTAGAGGCAGAGTCGCCAAAATTTTTAACGCTGATGGAGAGGCTTTCAGAGAAGACTGATTGGATCAATGAGCGAGTGAACGCTCATACAGCATCTGTAGGTAAGTTGAACTCGGAAACTTTTGGAGCTGCACCTAGAGAGTTTTTAACAAAAATAATAAATAGTTCCGCTGATGATATGGAAGAATACGCAAGTTATATTGATTCTATCAAAAGTTTATTTAGTGAGTACACTAACAAATTCTTTAAGATGGTTGTTGAAGTTGGTTCTATTTACAAAGAAAGCTTCGATCGAGAATCAGATGAAATTAGGGAGTTCTTTACCAACGTTAAAAATATTGACGATAACGTTAACGCCGCAAAGATAGCGATGGAGGAATTTCGCACCGCCATTTCGAGTCTGCCGCGTATGACAAGCAAGATTACGAAAGCAAAACGACACCTACTAGCCTCAATGAACGATATAATCTCTGAAATGAATCAGATTAACTCTTTGCTTCACGACACCTTAAATTAG
- a CDS encoding YcgN family cysteine cluster protein: MGEQPFWKTKTLAEMSGAEWESLCDGCGLCCLNKLEDWDTGEIAWTNVGCTLLDGESCRCRDYPNRQATVPDCIQLTPDEVATLSWLPPTCGYRLVRDGIDLYWWHPLVSGDPETVHQAGISVRGRTVSEDDVDVEELEDYLVTWPLTVGIDSSFNSK, encoded by the coding sequence ATGGGCGAACAGCCCTTCTGGAAGACAAAAACGCTGGCCGAGATGTCGGGCGCCGAGTGGGAAAGCCTCTGCGACGGTTGCGGGCTCTGTTGTCTCAACAAGCTGGAAGACTGGGACACGGGCGAAATCGCCTGGACCAATGTCGGCTGCACGCTGCTCGACGGCGAGAGCTGCCGCTGCCGGGACTATCCCAACCGGCAGGCGACGGTGCCGGACTGTATCCAGCTGACGCCGGACGAGGTGGCGACGCTCAGCTGGCTGCCGCCGACCTGCGGCTACCGGCTGGTGCGCGACGGGATCGACCTCTACTGGTGGCATCCGCTGGTCTCGGGCGATCCGGAGACCGTGCACCAGGCGGGGATTTCGGTGCGTGGACGCACGGTATCGGAAGACGATGTGGATGTGGAAGAGCTGGAGGATTATCTGGTGACCTGGCCGCTGACGGTGGGGATTGATTCATCGTTCAACTCAAAGTAG
- a CDS encoding transglycosylase domain-containing protein, giving the protein MQDPSQNDSPNPENGAPADISPRKRHILLRIDSWIDSTVWNAGFRLGVWWEDITIFFRRFRVRGWKGAVFEVLGEGMTWGTAGAVLMLALALPAFEDTKGNWRAQSDFAVTFLDRYGNEIGHRGIIHEDSVPIDELPDTLVKAVLATEDRRFFDHYGIDFLGLTRAMTINARAGGVVQGGSTLTQQLAKNLFLSNERTIERKIKEAFLAVWLECNLSKKEILRLYLDRAYMGGGTFGAAAASQFYFGKNITDINLAESAMLAGLFKAPARYAPHVNLPAARARANEVLTNLVQSGLMTEGQVIAARLNPATVIDRAEVSAPDFFLDWAFDETRRIATPFAQHSLIVRTTIDMGLQQAAEESVESSLRQYGETYKVKQGAMVMIENGGPVRAMVGGRDYGESQFNRATKALRQPGSSFKVYTYTAAMEKGLKPQSTISDAPITWRGWSPQNYSKGSYSGRVTLLTAIAKSINTVPVRLAKDTLGTELIAETAKKMGVETPIRTDKTMPLGTSEVTVMDQATAYAVFPAGGLQSRRHGISQILNYDGDILYDFNRDEPPAQRVVSEQANASMNYMLTQIPIIGTARKAALDNGIVAGGKTGTTQAYRDAWFVGFTGDYTTAVWFGNDDYTSTNNMTGGSLPAMTFKRLMDYAEQGIDHRAIPGIDNPLPGPDTKKKQPETAAAKTADDNTLPPLVRPRSLSSDVTRLLKSIGETFDTAPALKIPPEAPGKLAEIDPQPTGDIVKGGRDARR; this is encoded by the coding sequence TTGCAGGATCCAAGCCAGAACGACAGCCCGAACCCGGAAAACGGCGCGCCTGCGGACATCAGTCCGAGAAAGCGCCATATCCTGTTGCGCATCGATTCGTGGATCGATTCCACCGTCTGGAATGCCGGTTTCCGGCTCGGCGTCTGGTGGGAGGATATCACCATCTTCTTCCGCCGCTTTCGCGTACGCGGGTGGAAAGGGGCGGTTTTCGAGGTGCTCGGCGAAGGCATGACCTGGGGCACGGCCGGTGCCGTGCTGATGCTGGCGCTTGCCCTTCCCGCCTTTGAAGACACCAAGGGAAACTGGCGGGCGCAGAGCGATTTCGCGGTCACGTTCCTGGATCGTTACGGCAACGAGATCGGCCATCGCGGCATCATTCACGAGGATTCCGTGCCGATCGACGAGCTGCCGGATACGCTGGTCAAGGCGGTACTGGCAACGGAAGACCGCCGCTTCTTCGATCATTACGGCATCGATTTCCTAGGCCTTACCCGCGCCATGACCATCAATGCGCGCGCCGGCGGCGTCGTCCAGGGCGGCTCGACGCTCACCCAGCAGCTGGCGAAAAACCTGTTCCTGTCGAACGAGCGCACCATCGAGCGCAAGATCAAGGAAGCATTTCTTGCCGTCTGGCTGGAATGCAACCTGTCGAAAAAAGAAATCCTGCGGCTTTACCTCGACCGCGCTTATATGGGCGGCGGCACCTTCGGGGCGGCGGCGGCGTCGCAATTCTATTTCGGCAAGAACATCACCGATATCAACCTGGCGGAAAGCGCCATGCTCGCCGGCCTGTTCAAGGCGCCGGCCCGCTATGCGCCGCATGTCAATCTTCCCGCCGCGCGCGCCCGCGCCAACGAGGTCCTGACCAACCTCGTTCAAAGCGGCCTGATGACCGAGGGACAGGTGATCGCCGCGCGCCTCAACCCGGCCACGGTCATCGACCGTGCCGAAGTCAGCGCCCCCGATTTCTTCCTCGACTGGGCCTTCGATGAAACCCGGCGCATCGCCACCCCCTTTGCCCAGCATTCGCTGATTGTGCGCACCACCATCGACATGGGCCTGCAGCAGGCAGCGGAAGAATCGGTGGAATCGAGCCTGCGGCAATATGGCGAGACCTACAAGGTCAAGCAGGGCGCCATGGTGATGATCGAAAATGGCGGTCCGGTGCGCGCCATGGTCGGCGGCCGCGATTATGGCGAAAGCCAGTTCAACCGCGCCACCAAGGCGCTGCGCCAGCCGGGCTCCTCTTTCAAGGTCTATACCTATACGGCGGCCATGGAGAAGGGCCTGAAGCCGCAATCGACCATCAGCGATGCGCCGATCACCTGGCGCGGCTGGTCGCCGCAGAACTATTCCAAGGGCAGCTATTCCGGCCGCGTCACCCTTTTGACGGCGATTGCCAAGTCGATCAACACCGTGCCGGTGCGCCTGGCCAAGGATACGCTCGGCACGGAACTCATCGCCGAAACAGCCAAAAAGATGGGCGTCGAAACCCCGATCCGCACCGACAAGACCATGCCCCTGGGCACATCCGAGGTCACGGTCATGGACCAGGCCACCGCCTATGCCGTCTTCCCGGCCGGCGGCCTGCAATCGCGCCGCCACGGGATCAGCCAGATCCTCAATTATGACGGCGATATTCTCTATGATTTCAATCGCGACGAACCGCCTGCCCAGCGCGTCGTCAGCGAACAGGCCAATGCCTCGATGAACTACATGCTGACCCAGATCCCGATCATCGGCACGGCGCGCAAGGCAGCGCTCGACAACGGCATTGTCGCCGGCGGCAAGACCGGCACGACGCAGGCCTATCGCGATGCCTGGTTCGTCGGCTTCACCGGCGATTACACCACCGCCGTCTGGTTCGGTAATGACGACTATACCTCGACCAACAACATGACCGGCGGCTCGCTGCCCGCCATGACGTTCAAGCGCCTGATGGACTATGCCGAACAGGGCATCGACCACCGCGCCATCCCCGGCATCGACAATCCGCTGCCGGGCCCCGACACAAAGAAGAAGCAACCCGAAACGGCCGCCGCAAAAACCGCCGACGACAATACGCTGCCGCCCCTGGTGCGCCCGCGTTCGCTCTCTTCGGACGTCACCCGCCTGTTGAAATCGATCGGCGAAACCTTCGACACCGCCCCCGCCCTCAAAATTCCACCGGAAGCCCCCGGCAAACTCGCCGAAATCGACCCGCAACCCACCGGCGACATCGTCAAGGGAGGCCGCGATGCACGGCGGTGA